From the genome of Pukyongia salina, one region includes:
- a CDS encoding peroxiredoxin family protein: MFKALCFILLSLSLFSCSQQPHHPNHGTWRVVLELGDKKELPFTANFREDHTFIYHNAEEVLETDEVIIRGDSIIITHPVFEGVLKGTFTAETITGSYIKSSLNRVVPFTMTYGDHPRFYTNKEASARVEGTWEAVFSPGSDTDRYIAKGIFKQEGSKVSGTFRTTTGDYRYLEGVVEGDTLRLSTFDHAHAFLFEAKVTDSTMTGIFYSGNHFKEPFSAVRNSDYELPRADSLTFLKEGYDSIAFNFPDTEGKMVSLDDERFREKVVIVQIMGSWCPNCLDETRYYTDFYKKNRGEDLEFVSLAFEYAPTEEKAMAAIKRLKEKVGVPYPILLAQAGSSDKQKANEKLPMLNHVLSYPTTIFIDKKGVVRKIHTGFNGPATGEKYTDFIEEFERFIALLRAED; encoded by the coding sequence ATGTTCAAAGCACTTTGTTTCATACTGCTTAGTCTGAGTTTATTTTCATGTTCTCAGCAACCTCACCATCCAAACCATGGTACCTGGCGAGTGGTGCTCGAACTTGGCGACAAAAAGGAGTTGCCGTTTACAGCTAATTTCCGAGAGGATCATACATTTATCTATCACAACGCAGAGGAAGTATTAGAGACCGACGAGGTAATCATAAGAGGCGATTCGATAATAATTACACATCCTGTTTTCGAAGGGGTTTTAAAGGGAACATTCACCGCAGAGACCATAACAGGCAGCTACATTAAGTCCAGTTTAAACAGAGTAGTCCCTTTTACAATGACTTATGGCGATCATCCTCGATTTTATACGAACAAAGAGGCCTCGGCGAGGGTAGAGGGAACGTGGGAAGCCGTATTTAGTCCGGGCTCGGACACAGACAGATATATCGCCAAGGGTATTTTTAAACAGGAAGGAAGTAAAGTAAGCGGGACTTTTAGAACTACCACAGGAGATTACCGTTATCTGGAAGGGGTAGTAGAAGGGGATACTCTCCGCTTGTCCACATTCGACCATGCCCATGCATTTTTATTTGAAGCTAAGGTAACCGACAGCACTATGACTGGGATCTTCTATAGCGGAAACCATTTTAAAGAACCGTTTTCGGCTGTGAGGAATTCGGATTATGAATTACCCCGGGCAGATTCTCTTACTTTTTTAAAAGAAGGTTACGATTCTATAGCATTTAATTTTCCGGATACTGAAGGGAAAATGGTATCTCTGGATGATGAAAGATTTCGGGAGAAGGTTGTTATTGTACAGATTATGGGTAGCTGGTGTCCAAATTGTCTGGATGAAACTCGTTATTATACAGATTTTTACAAAAAGAATAGAGGAGAGGACTTAGAGTTCGTTTCCCTGGCTTTTGAATATGCACCCACCGAAGAAAAAGCCATGGCGGCAATAAAACGATTAAAGGAAAAAGTAGGTGTTCCTTACCCCATTCTCCTGGCACAAGCGGGTAGCAGCGACAAACAAAAGGCGAATGAAAAATTACCCATGCTAAATCATGTGCTGTCTTATCCTACTACTATTTTCATTGATAAGAAGGGTGTAGTAAGGAAGATACACACCGGTTTCAACGGACCAGCAACCGGAGAGAAGTATACCGATTTTATCGAGGAGTTTGAGCGGTTTATTGCTTTACTCAGGGCAGAAGATTAA
- a CDS encoding cold-shock protein, with product MTKGTVKFFNDAKGFGFITENDSQTEHFVHATGLVDEIREGDEVEFELEQGKKGLNAVQVRVI from the coding sequence ATGACTAAAGGAACAGTTAAGTTCTTTAATGACGCTAAAGGTTTTGGTTTCATTACAGAAAATGATTCACAAACCGAACACTTTGTACACGCAACCGGCTTAGTTGACGAAATTCGCGAAGGAGATGAAGTAGAGTTTGAGCTTGAACAAGGAAAAAAAGGATTAAATGCAGTTCAGGTACGAGTGATCTAA